Proteins from a genomic interval of Trifolium pratense cultivar HEN17-A07 linkage group LG6, ARS_RC_1.1, whole genome shotgun sequence:
- the LOC123892664 gene encoding peroxidase 44-like — MKQISIILFFFILPLAFADLQLGFYASSCRKAESIVNKVVQKRFNRDKSITAALLRMHFRDCFVRGCDASLLIDPTKNNTSEKQTGANASVRGYDLIDDVKEAIEATCPSTVSCSDIIALLTRDAVALSGGPKYNVPTGRRDGLVSNSIDANILPGPSSPIPQLTQFFAAKGITTEEMVTLLGAHTVGVAHCGFFANSIGDPALNTKLVNLCKSNTNGAAFLDQNTSFVVDNEFYKQILLKRGIMQIDQQLALDKSTSTFVSNFASNGDKFVKSFASAMIKMGKVGVLVGKEGEIRKNCRVFNKRN, encoded by the exons ATGAAGCAGATATCAATCATCCTGTTTTTCTTTATACTTCCTTTGGCATTTGCTGATCTACAATTAGGATTCTATGCCTCTTCTTGTCGAAAAGCCGAGTCCATCGTGAATAAAGTTGTACAGAAGCGATTCAATCGCGACAAATCCATAACTGCAGCCTTGCTTCGCATGCATTTTCGTGATTGTTTTGTCAGA GGTTGTGATGCATCCCTCCTCATAGACCCAACCAAGAACAACACATCAGAGAAACAAACAGGCGCAAACGCCAGTGTTAGAGGCTATGATCTAATCGACGATGTAAAGGAAGCAATTGAAGCTACATGTCCTTCAACAGTTTCATGTTCCGACATCATAGCACTTCTTACACGAGATGCCGTTGCCTTATCAGGAGGACCAAAGTACAACGTTCCAACGGGAAGACGTGATGGATTAGTCTCCAATAGTATTGATGCTAATATTCTACCGGGACCTAGCTCTCCTATTCCACAGCTAACACAATTTTTTGCTGCAAAAGGAATTACGACCGAAGAAATGGTGACCCTTTTGGGAGCACATACTGTTGGTGTTGCTCATTGCGGTTTCTTCGCAAATTCTATTGGTGACCCTGCATTGAATACTAAGCTTGTTAACTTGTGTAAATCAAATACTAATGGTGCTGCATTTTTGGATCAAAATActtcttttgttgttgataatgAATTTTACAAGCAGATTCTTCTTAAGAGAGGTATAATGCAGATTGATCAACAACTTGCTTTGGATAAATCTACAAGTACTTTTGTGTCTAATTTTGCTTCAAATGGTGACAAGTTTGTTAAGAGTTTTGCAAGTGCTATGATAAAGATGGGAAAAGTTGGAGTTTTGGTTGGAAAGGAAGGAGAAATTCGCAAGAACTGCAGGGTTTTCAACAAAAGAAATTAG
- the LOC123889987 gene encoding tRNA-specific adenosine deaminase TAD2-like: MTSPDTHIFMELAIQQAKLAMDALEVPVGCVIVEDGKVIASGRNRTTETRNATRHAEMEAIDVLLEQWQKNGLSMTEVAKKFSNCSLYVTCEPCIMCASALSNLGIKEVFYGCSNDKFGGCGSILSLQLGDTVSPNKGFKCAGGIMATEAVLLLRTFYEQGNPNAPKPHRPLAQQATT, encoded by the exons ATGACCTCTCCAGATACTCATATATTCATGGAACTTGCAATACAACAG GCAAAATTAGCTATGGATGCCCTCGAAGTACCTGTTGG TTGTGTAATTGTTGAGGATGGCAAGGTGATAGCCTCAGGAAGGAATCGAACTACCGAGACACGAAAT GCCACAAGACATGCAGAAATGGAAGCTATAGACGTGCTTCTAGAACAGTGGCAGAAAAATGGACTTTCAATGACTGAAGTTGCTAAAAAGTTCTCAAACTGCAGTCTTTATGTTACCTGCGAACCATGCATAATGTGTGCATCTGCTTTATCAAATTTAG GTATAAAGGAAGTATTTTATGGCTGTTCAAATGATAAATTTGGAGGTTGTGGATCAATACTATCATTGCAGTTAGGCGACACCGTGTCACCTAATAA GGGTTTCAAATGTGCCGGAGGTATAATGGCAACAGAAGCTGTCCTTCTCCTGCGAACATTCTACGAGCAAGGAAATCCAAATG CTCCAAAACCTCACAGGCCTCTAGCACAACAAGCAACAACTtga